TCTAGGGGCATTGGAAAATGATACAGGATGCTGATCACATAGGTCGAAAGCTTCTTACAACAGATTCATTCCCTCCAAGGGCACCCTTTAGACTGTCCACAAGGTAGTGTTGGGGGAGTCCCCAACGATTATCTGTGGGAAGAGATTGAATTCTAGGACCCCACTTTAACAGCTTGCAGAAAGACAGTGGCCTCCACAGCATAGGAGTCTTTGATTATGATCAGACCAGAAAAACCACCAAGATTGCCCCATTGCTGTATATCTCTACTTAATGTGCATGGCTTCAAACTGGATAATAGTTGAATTTATAGAATCTAGTGAAATTTGAGGTTTGGCAATGTTATCTCAGTGTTTTCACTACTGGGTGATTTCATTTCAGGGAAACAGTAATCTTCAGCAGTTCTGCGCTCCAAAACCTGAAGATATTGCAACCATCTGCTATACAAGTGGCACGACTGGCACCCCAAAGGTATTGTAGAAATGGTCTTGTAAAATCAGATCTTTGGTCTAGTTGTAGCAATTTCTGCTGTTGATTTGGTTGACTTGTTAGGGTGTCGTATTGACTCATGGAAACTTGATTGCAAGTGTTGCTGGTTCTAGTCTTTGTATGAAATTCTTCCCTTCAGATGTGTAAGTTCTTGTTGAATATGGTTTTACGCATTGACAAATGGTGCTTGTTTTCTCCTCTTTAGTAACTGCTATCATGTTCCAATGCCAGCTTCTGGTTATTTGATGTCATCTGTTGCATTGGAcagttatatttcctatcttccTTTGGCACACATTTATGAACGGGGAAACCTAATTTTGTTGGTGTACAATGGTGGTGCAGTTGGTTTCTACCAAGGGGTATGTAACTTCTCTAAATACAACCACTTCAGTACCTATAATCGTGTTTATTAATGTTTGTCTAAGATACTGCTATGATTATTTGACTTGTCCTGGTAAGTGTTTGGTTACTGTTGGAACTTCTTGTAAAACCGTCTTGCTATGATAAAGAAACATTCTAAATCTTGGTGGGATGAATTATTTGGAGCCTTTTGACTTATTGTTGTAGGGAAGTATGGACATCCAAGGTGATAAAGTgggtataaattttttttatcaatgCATTACAAGTTGTTTTTGTTCCTTGCTAGAAACTTGGCACGTCATTCCAAATAAGTCGTTCCTTTAACTCGTTGCTACAACGTTTTAAGGGCTCGTTCTGTGCTTCAATCGCTCTTGTTCAGAAGTGGTTCTTGCGTGTCACATTTTGAGGCTGTCTTCCGTTCTGCCAAACAGCTTTCCTTCGCTTCCTCAAACCTATCCAGCTACCCGTCCACATAGGCCTGAAGGTGGCAGTCGGGATAAACATAAACCCGCTCCGCACCATTCAATGTATTAAATAATGTGAATAAGGGCTAAAAGAAACACTAACTAAGAAGAGTATCTAGCTAAAAAACGTAAGCGCAAGCGCCCTATCAAGTCTGAGCTTGATGATTAGTCTGATATATTGGCCTCACTTCATTGATAAAGATGGTAAGGATTGAGAGGTGAGGGAGGAGCCATTTCTCGCTCAACCCCCTAAATAGGAAGAGAGTTACTTTACAAATAGGGGGCAATTGCTTTGCACCTGACTATGATAGCCCTCTATGTTACCCCAGCCCAACTAACAATGATGTTATTGGATCTCTGAGCCATAAGCAAAGGAAGACATCGATAGAACCGATGGATCAAGCAGACCCAGCATCGTTAGTTCAATTGTATGAATGCCCCTCTTTTTTCTTCCCTAAAATctttggaatttgaagttggtaAAGACCCAACCCTTGTTTTAGTCAGAATGAGTCCCGGGACCGCGAGACATTTCAGCCAATCTATAGTTGCAAAACCATACCTATACAAAAAACGTGAGTGCCTTGCGTAATACGGCTTTCCTGCCGGGCGTATCTAATAACCTTACTTTTGCTCGCCGCTGGTGCACCTCTTGTAACGGTTGTTTAAGAAGTTCACTAGCAGTCGACTTGGATTATATGTCCAAAAAGGTCCTCTCTTGGCCATTTCACATGTTGCCTAGCAGAGGCATGGTTATTTGATGTGGATTCTCCATTTTATAGTAGATGTTGAACTTGTTGCTCAGTGAGCGGGCGCGTAACTCATGTTGCATTTGATGGTCTTGGATCTCTAATAGACAACTAGATTATGCCTGGTTTGAGTCCCAAAGAGAATCTTCATGGACTAGCTTCCACCAATTGAAGTTTCGCACATTTCAGATGGTGATGAAGTGAGACCACATGAAGAGCTCTTCCTCATTCAGTCCCACTCGTTTTCGTCTTTTTTCATCTCTAATCAGAGAGGAAGAAGTTCACTTATTTTAGTTTCAAAACGTAACTGTGCCCTAGAGTTGTGGTTCTGCATCCTTGTGCTTTATAACACATTCCTCTTTGTGAAGTGCCTCTTTGAGTAGGGGTATAGTGGagatttttttttgtgtgtgtgtgcatgcgcgcgcgcgcgcatgtgtgtgtgtgtgtgagagagagagagagagagctattctTGATATTGTTTCTCCTCAGTCCTTTGAACCCCAACCACCGCTTTTGTTATTCCATAAAAAcaattcttttttctctcttttttttttttaaatttttaaattttaaatttttaatttttttaattattattttttaatgtggGGGGAGATCTAATTAGCATCTTATTAAAAAACCAAAGCAAAATACAAGAAACAGAGGGAAGGGTTGGTGAGCAATCACCCTAAGGCCCAACACTCAACAATTCGTAGAAACTGCTGCTTGTGAGGCTAACTTATTGTTGAAGGTCCTATAGTTATGATCAACTACTCTATATTGTGCTTATCTTGGTCCAAATCACATTTCTTCGTTTGGTGACTCTCAACCCATATATAATGCATTTAATTCTATCTTTCATTCATGTAGTAGACATCAAATTGATTATCAATTTGTTTGTGGAGGAGTTTTTGTGGGAATGCAAATGATTTTTATCACCTTGCACTAATTCAACAATATCTTCCATAGATATCTCAAAGGACCATTTTcagtgtgatgcaggacaattaaccacttgctctaaaagctcaaactgttagagtatgacgaattaatctctttatctcataacccaggccccacatcgcacgggttaggaccttggccgaacccccttcgtgagccccaaatcacatgggccgcccaccttgagtgtgtccccgcatcccacgggctaccccacttgagcccggtgtgaaatgcgcattaatcacccctggtgaggaatctcgaacacaagacatcccccatgggccccaaatcacatggatcacccacctcgagtgtgcccctgcatcccacaggtgaccccactcaagcccagtgtgaaaatgcccctgcattaatcaccctcggtgaggagtctcgaacacgagacctccctctgatgcaggacaattagccacttgctctaaaagctcgaactattaatgtatgacgaattaatccctttatctcatagcccaggccccacattgcatgggttaggaccttagccgaacccccttcgtgggccccaaatcacatgggccgcccaccccgagtgtgtctccgcgtcccacgggctaccctactcgagcccggtgtgaaatgcgcattaatcatccctggtgaggagtctcgaacacaagacctccctcgtgggccccaaatcatatgggtcacccaccctaagtgtgctcctgcatcccacaggccaccccactcgagcccagtgtgaaaatgcccctgcattacagtGGCTCAAGTACAAGTTCATTGTCTCATCACCCGAGATGCTCACCTTGAGGGGAGTGTTGTAGGGATAATTGTGCTATTGTGCCATTGTTGTAAATGTGTAGTGGCATTTTTGTATGTAGTCTCACAAATCTCTAAAATCATCATAGATCTTCTAAAATCTTCCCATATATGGCATTGTAGGCTTATAAATGCCACTCATGTTCATTGTTTTCTTGAAAAAGTACAAGTATCTTTATTAGTTTACCTCTTGGACCTATCAAAATAGGAATTACATCAAGGaagacatggatggaggtagtaaggaaAGACTTGATAAACTATGATCTAAttgaaggtctggcccttgatagagggAAATGGCTGAACAAGATTTATGTtaccgaccccaattaattgggataaggcttagatgattatgatgatgatgaatgcaAAAGGTGAGATATTCTTATTTGTCTTTAGGCTGACCGGTGAAGGGGAGTCAACAAGAGCAACTTCTCAAAGCCTAAGTGCTTGCCCCGAACATAGACCATGTGGCATTTGACTCACAGTCATGTCGTGAATGAATAGGCCTATATCTCAATAGTAAAACCAAGTGTTATGCACCAAAACCACTAGGATGCAAGAGAGACACCAGAAAATGGGAGAATGTTTTGTATTACTTAAAGAGCTCTAAAAGCTTATGCTTTCTGAGGATGGATACAATAAGGATCCCTCCTTGAATAGACCCAAGAACCATTTAGAAACTTtacatggatggttaggatggtgcCATGTGTCGATCATCCAATGACCCGGAACATTCAACAAACCATTTAGAATGCTCTATATTCTCTCTTTACAAGATTCTATTGGAGAATATTCTAGAGATTTCTACACTGCATGATTCTAGCATTTTCTAGAATTCTCTACACTCTATGTACACAACCTCTAGCATTCAAGGTGAGTAGAGAATGGACATGTCCCTTAGAAAGCTCCTTGGAGATGGTCTCGGTTTATGAAACTCTCCGCCATGTATTGCGTTGACACCCTTGTCAACCCCTATTGATGATCCTCCATGTTGATTCCTCCAATTGTCGTGATATGTCTTTCTATTCTTGTCTCCCTCAATTTTTTGTAACATGGAGATTGTTTTTACCCTGGCCTTCCCTTTTTGCACCATTGGTACCATAGATGGATGCCTTTCATATGTGATCTAGAGCATCCTAAGGCAGGACATTAGAACTGCCTTTGCCTTGCCTAGGGAATCTATGCCCAATATGACTTTGAACCTATCCAGCGGAATGGCAAAGAAACCGACCCACCCACTGTGTAGCTCCATGTCCTTGGCCACACCTTGTATAGGTTTGTCTTCCGAGTTGACCATCTTTATCTTGCTCATGTCCTTCACGAATGTCAAATCCAACCGCTTCGTCTCCTCCCTCGAGATGAAGTTGTGGGTCACCCCTGTGCATACCATAGTGTATTTGGATATGTTGTTGATGTGTATGTCTACACACAAACTCCTGTCCAAGTGGCTTGGCCTCCTTCGCACTTGAACTTGGAATGCATTCAAGAACATGATTCTCACCCCTCGTCCTCCCTTGCCTTGTAACTAGCAACTCGAACTCCCTGAATCTTGTTCTTGCTCTTCATAGCATTTAGGAGTTGCATTGACCCAATGTTCATCTCCTCTTCGACATCATCTTTGTTCTCCTCGAGCTTCACTATGAGGGCATTGAGTGCTTGTCTCTTCAGGCACTCCCTTGCCAAGTGAGGCTAATTGTAAATGAATGACTTCAGCTCCTTTGGTTTGTACACGCACAATTTTCCCTTGGCATCCTTCATGTCCCTATTACTGTTGCCACTTGGTGGCTGTTAGATCCCTCGCAGTTGGAGTCCTCCAATTCTTCCCCACCTTTATTATGACCATCCCTTTTGGGTGATGTAGGTCTGGAAGAGTCACCCCTTGTGAACTCAATCAAAATCTCTGCTGCCGAAATTGTCGAAGTTACGTCCTGCATGCCCCGTCGTTGGAGTTCTCACTGCGCCTGATGTTGCAACCTGTCCATGAGGTTGAAGTGGAGTTCCTTTTAGAGCGTGTCAGGGATCTCTTGCATGAGCATTGAAAATGCCAACCTGTATACTTCAACTGCTTCAAGTTTTGTTGCACCGAACACAACATTTTtaggataagattgtttgttgaTCTAGATTCTCATGATAAAACTGTTTCTTGATATCCCTCTTGAAGTCATCCCAATTGTCGATCATTCATTTACCTCAATCCACCTTCGCCTGCACCACCATAGTGTTGCTTTGTCGGTGAGGTACAGTCCGCAATCCTTACCTTAGTTCTCTCATCCTCCAGTGAGATAGCCTTGGAGCATTTCTCCGACTGTCACAAGAAATTGTTTAACTCCCTAAGGTCGGGCATCACCTTCATTGCACCACCCATGGCCATGACCCTTTTTCCACAAGTCCCAATTACATCTTGCTTGTTGTTAATCACTTCTGATGCCATTTTTTCTATCTCTTACACCACAAGCACTAGGACCCCGTCATAATCTTCCTCTCACGTCACAGTAGACCATGTCACACTCAGTTCACTGTCCTGTTGTAAATGAGTTTGCTTAGAGCAGAATGCACTATGATTTTTAAGGGAGTACCATCAcctagaaaactttttttttcctgtcaaaaataaaaattctgttgcctcttttttttccccttctataATTAATCTCCTTGCCTGAGTTACCTCTCAGAagggaaaaaagagagggagaaatacGAAGATTTGGTTAGGCCCTGATACCAACCATCTTCTCTTAAGATAAGGTCATTACTTTTATTTTCACATATCTCCAACAAGCAGAAGGTCATCTTCAGCATGAAGGTTGCTTCGTCATGTGAAGACAAACTTGCATTCTAGTTTTATCTAATGTGTTAATTGCAGTTTTTATGCACGGTAGGCTCCCAACTGCTCTGCAGATGTCACTATTTCAGTTGATGAGTCATTGATGTTTTTCTTGGTGTACATGATTTACATTTGAATGTTGGCTTTTACATGCAGGACACTTTGAAATTGATGGATGATTTGGCAGCTCTAAGACCAACAATATTTTGCAGTGTTCCTAGATTATACAACAGAATCTATGCCGGGTAATATAACAGTCTCAAGTCTTTGTAACTGCAATTTTTGAGGTCATTCACATGTGACTGATTGAAGCCACAATTACCATAGCATTACCAATGCTGTAAAGACATCTGGGGCCTTAAGGGAGAGGCTATTTACTACTGCCTACAATGCCAAGAAGCAAGCAATTATGAATGGTAAGATAAATCAGCAGCTAGTTCCTTTTATATTAAAGTATGAAATGTCCTTTTGGTTCCCTTCCCCTTTGACTTTTAGTAGACAATATGTAATTACATTCTAAAAGACAACATTTCAAATTCAATCACCAATACAAGGACTAGTGCCCCAGGAAATAAGCAAAATCTAACGTAAAGTTtcctgcgttttttttttttttttcacgtctTTCCACAGATTGAGGAAATTGTTTATGACAGAATGTATTTGAAACCCATGTTTTGGTTCCCAATCGAAGGGCCCATATTCTAAAGTGGAATAACATTTTGAGCTTTATCTTTGGCATCAACTCTATGGTGCCTTGATGCTGCTTTTGGTGTTGATCAGTTTGTTCATTACCTGTGATTGTTTCAGGTAAGAATCCATCACCAATGTGGGATCGGCTAGTATTCAATAAAATAAAAGCAAAACTGGGAGGAAGGGTCCGATTTATGGCTTCAGGTGCTTCACCTTTGTCTCCTGATGTCATGGATTTTTTGATGGTGTAAGTTGATTTCCGTTCTCAGGATGATGTGTATTTCTTGTTGAAAACCATGCAGcgcaattttcttttgaaatgtaATGTGTCGCATTCAAAAATATTACTTCACAGATGCTTCGGTGGTCGGATAACAGAAGGTTATGGAATGACTGAGTCTTCCTGTATTATAAGCTTAATGGATGAGGGCGATACATTATGCGGACACGTTGGGTCTCCTAATCCTGCTTGTGGTGAGCTTTTTACTTACTGCTTTGTTAAAGATTATGAAAACATCCGATCCAACTGATTTCAAGGTCTGATCTAATCTTGTCAACTGCATTACAAATTGGTTGACAAATACTATAAAGATTCAGTCcatttgatttagttgatataGATTGATTAAGCTGTATACAATATATAACTGCAAGTTCCTCATTGAATACTGAAGCAAGTTTAAGAGCCAAACTCCTGATATGTACAACAGCAAATTGGCTTTTCAAGGAGTACTCAGTAGTTTCACTTTCCCAAGTAGTGTTCTTGTCTAATCTAATCTGTTTCTTTGTGACTAAcatggtgatgcaggacaattaactacttgctctaaaagctcgaactgttagagcatggcgaattaatcctttgatctcatagcccaggccccacatcgcatggattaggacctcggaggaaccccccttgtgggccccaaatcacatgggtcacccaccccgagtgtgtccctgcatcccatggctacctcactcgagcccggtgtgaaatgcgcattaatcacccccagtgaggagtttcgaacacgagacctcccccgtgggccccaaatcacatgggtcacccaccccgagtgtgtccccgcatcccacgggctaccccactcaagcccgatgtgaaaatgcccctgcattaatccccccggtgaggagtctcgaacacgagacctcccgctctgataccaatttgatgcaggacaattaatcacttgctctaaaagctcgaactgttagagcatggcgaattaatccttttatctcatagcccaggccccacattgcatgatttaggacctcggctgaaccccccctcatgggccccaaatcacatgggtcacccaccccgagtgtgtccccgcatcccacaggctatccCACTTGAGTCCAGTGTGACATACtcattaatcacccttggtgaggagtctcaaacacgagacctctcccgtgggccccaaatcacatgggtcacccaccccaagtgtgtccctgcatcccacaggctaccccactcgagcccggtgtgaaaatgcccctgcattacgtGGGGATACATTCACCCTTGCATTTATATCAAATgttccaacccttcaaacttaTGTAGTCGGTGGGCTCAACGTACATCCTGAAATGTCATGTCTAATTTTCTTTCCAAATGTGATATTTTTCCAAAGTAAAAGTAGGTTTCTCTTGTTTGGTTCCTTGgaaatatcttctttcttttctaatCATTGGAAGTGCTATTTTATTTCAGAAATAAAGCTGATGGATGTTCCGGAAATGAATTACACCTCTGATGATGAGCCTTATCCTCGTGGCGAAATCTGTGTCCGGGGCCCTATTGTCTTCCCAGGCTATTATAAAGATGAACTGCAGACGTACTCACCTTATACCTTTTGCAACTTCTTGTTGTTATTAAGGAATTGTAGGGTATTGACTCATCAGGAGATGGATAGTATCCTGATGTGTCCATTCAATAGAATTGGGCCATGATCTAGCAATCCGGACTGCTGCTTGGATCCCAGATAGGAAGATCCTAACATGTGGAtctgtggcctacaaatagatgattatgaaaataaaataaaattagatcaAAGGCCCATCAAAAGGCCAAAGAGGGGATGGCTGGGGTCCTTCACTCTGGAACATTATTGATGCTTCTCTGCCATTGTTGGGGCCTATCAGATCCTGAACCATGGCTCCACTTGAAAGGACCACAACAGGACACTGTACATGTGCTGATATATCAAAATCCTATAATTGCTCATTGGTGTCTTGGAATTTGTTGAAACTGATCTGACATGAAGGAAGCTCAATCAAATCTGGCAGGAGAGAAGTAGTTGATGAGGAAGGTTGGCTTCATACAGGAGATATAGGGTTGTGGTTAACTGAAGGGCGCCTAAAGATTATTGATAGGTATATCTACATGCAATAATTTCATGATAGATCTCTATGgcacttcctttcttttcttttggatgaGTAAATGTTTAAAGAGGCATCAAGTCTTAACTAGTTGGATCACAAGTTATGGTCTACCTAGCAGATAACTTCCAACATATGAAGTGCatgcgacatccaacccatctaataggttggccccaccatgaggatcaccttgtgcaaaaatcagccatatcctctcatcgagtgggccacactcgtctttgctatttattaatggatagacattgttttctatggtgcacCCCACTTGATGAGTACATAGGACTGATTTTTTAAATAGGCGAGCCTTGTCGTGGGCCAACCTATTGTAAGGTATAGATGTCAGATGTACTTAACAGGTTCGAAGTTATTCAATGGGTGGActgtaacttgtggtccaaccggttggacttgagagcttcttattttaaaaaactgCTTTTACTTCAAAATAGCATGCTTAGAGGGTGACGCAATGTCCAACCCTAGAATAACGGTTGTGTGCCTGCTTTTGGTCAGGAAACATTGATCTATCTCTGTTTTTACCTTTTCTTGATCCTCCCTTTTCAACTTTTTTGTGTTTGCCTGTGGGGCCTTGAAGTTCCATAGAACATATGGCTTCTCTACTTTccgtaaataataataataatatctgtACTTAAATCTTTAATTTTGAAAGGTCTTCCCTGTGAAATTACATCAGGAAAAAGAACATTTTCAAGTTGGCACAAGGCGAGTATATTGCAGCTGAGAAGATTGAGAATGTATATGCAAAGTGCAAATTTATCGCTCAGTCTTTTGTATATGGTGAGGTTTTGGGAGTTCTAGAATGCAATATAACTCCCCATTGAGGTTCTCTTTTGCCAAACTGGTTGACGGTTTCCTGGTGATAGGTGATAGTTTCAACTCCTGTTTAGTAGCAGTTGTCTCAGTTGAGGCAGATAATTTGAAGGCTTGGGCTGCATCAGAAGGCATCAAGGTGGCTCTCCTGCTCCTATTGCTTCATTTCATTTGCATACACTTGTGTGTAAAGTAGTCATGCATAGAAGAAGGAATGATTGCTAGTTCCACATGTTGGTCTCTACATGCCCCACCTATTCATTGCTACATGTGCCAATATGGCACGCCTGTACTTTGTCCAAGGTTAGCATATGGGCTGGGCCTGAGCTGAGCAAAAGATAAATTTTGGGAAGGCCTGGCCCAAAGGCCTGACTTGGCAACGACTTCAGTTCTATAATCAGGCTAAAGACCTTTCTAGCCCTGGTTCCACCCCTAGGCTCATACATTAGGTCAGCCCACTTCTGTTGGTAACTCAAAAGTAGGATGGTCCCATCATCAGGTAGGCTGCACATGTACAAAAAGAACAGAGCTGAAAAAACTCTTGACTATTCACAATCATCATAGATGTGTGCCCACTTGATGCTTGGACAGACCTTCTGGGCCAGGTCTTCTGACAGTGGAACTCACTGGATACATGGGTTGGTTATGGTTTGTGTGCCAGATAGGCATGTTTAGTCCTGTGTAGGTGTGTGTAGAATTAGCAAACCTTAGAAGTTTCCACAATGCTTCTAGCTATAGAGAGTTCTAATTCAAGCTCATCCATTTGGTCTTCTTGACTGAGGGGCGTCAAAGGATATGAACACTGCAGACAGGAAGATCCTATCCATCTAATCCTTAGTCTTTTTTCTACTGAATGTGcggcatttgtgtgtgtgtgtgtgtgtgtgtgtgtgtgtgtgtgtagtgaaaTGCTCACCTAGGAaccagttctcacgagaactcatgAGCTCTTTTTGATACATGATGtgagcacaaaatctgaacggtccacgtgatgcgacaccccatgaaacccccagggcccaactt
This DNA window, taken from Magnolia sinica isolate HGM2019 chromosome 14, MsV1, whole genome shotgun sequence, encodes the following:
- the LOC131226002 gene encoding long chain acyl-CoA synthetase 6, peroxisomal-like isoform X3, with product MTYGEAGTARSAIGSGLVYHGITKGARIGLYFINRPEWSIIDHACSAYSYISVPLYDTLGPDAAKYVVNHAGVEAMFCVPETLTTLLSFLSEIPSVRLMVVVGGIDKHIPSLPSATGVEIISYSKLLHQGNSNLQQFCAPKPEDIATICYTSGTTGTPKGVVLTHGNLIASVAGSSLCMKFFPSDVYISYLPLAHIYERGNLILLVYNGGAVGFYQGDTLKLMDDLAALRPTIFCSVPRLYNRIYAGITNAVKTSGALRERLFTTAYNAKKQAIMNGKNPSPMWDRLVFNKIKAKLGGRVRFMASGASPLSPDVMDFLMVCFGGRITEGYGMTESSCIISLMDEGDTLCGHVGSPNPACEIKLMDVPEMNYTSDDEPYPRGEICVRGPIVFPGYYKDELQTREVVDEEGWLHTGDIGLWLTEGRLKIIDRKKNIFKLAQGEYIAAEKIENVYAKCKFIAQSFVYGDSFNSCLVAVVSVEADNLKAWAASEGIKYEDLRQLCSDHRARAAVLAEMDAVGREAQLRGFEFAKAVTLVSEPFTLENGLLTPTFKASRPQAKSYFAKAISDMYAELATSDPAPQKAL
- the LOC131226002 gene encoding long chain acyl-CoA synthetase 6, peroxisomal-like isoform X1; the protein is MDSTSAQRRLKAIHGHLLANASDPQSRQQLVEKNQTAGEFAHGNGYSVVLPEKLQTGKWNVHRSARSPLKLVSRFPDHPNIGTLHDNFVHAVNTFQDFKYLGTRIRVDGTVGEYKWMTYGEAGTARSAIGSGLVYHGITKGARIGLYFINRPEWSIIDHACSAYSYISVPLYDTLGPDAAKYVVNHAGVEAMFCVPETLTTLLSFLSEIPSVRLMVVVGGIDKHIPSLPSATGVEIISYSKLLHQGNSNLQQFCAPKPEDIATICYTSGTTGTPKGVVLTHGNLIASVAGSSLCMKFFPSDVYISYLPLAHIYERGNLILLVYNGGAVGFYQGDTLKLMDDLAALRPTIFCSVPRLYNRIYAGITNAVKTSGALRERLFTTAYNAKKQAIMNGKNPSPMWDRLVFNKIKAKLGGRVRFMASGASPLSPDVMDFLMVCFGGRITEGYGMTESSCIISLMDEGDTLCGHVGSPNPACEIKLMDVPEMNYTSDDEPYPRGEICVRGPIVFPGYYKDELQTREVVDEEGWLHTGDIGLWLTEGRLKIIDRKKNIFKLAQGEYIAAEKIENVYAKCKFIAQSFVYGDSFNSCLVAVVSVEADNLKAWAASEGIKYEDLRQLCSDHRARAAVLAEMDAVGREAQLRGFEFAKAVTLVSEPFTLENGLLTPTFKASRPQAKSYFAKAISDMYAELATSDPAPQKAL